Proteins encoded within one genomic window of Ptiloglossa arizonensis isolate GNS036 chromosome 3, iyPtiAriz1_principal, whole genome shotgun sequence:
- the LOC143144388 gene encoding uncharacterized protein LOC143144388 isoform X1, producing MSSVIYTSLRGTIKKKGETTDDEYASIALRYLLSPYKRNHSVDVRFKDIADTVNMTRFIIFAALLAVQFGGGISEISEIIGIESEPLILPLEESLLDFIDRFDKLIWCELETNYGEKYLSSFFQFMEKDSIIKKEESCTFTVNFMSKMDTGNWTITVAALNTSTSQTYTVYLKQEAMLTANNIDVLEDFYIYTELDVEMHNVSSCLIIAPNKTEIDLLTVDREDFHRFGECGVGASMRTNYSGTWTLIASGENEVLIKYYGSLRINVLSESPSSEMEIIYLERDKPAVLEPRIGNKPVDYCEIEDPSGVWFQSNTGQCSLSISSVSTRHDGVWIARYTGRSTFNLTHAFFKVVTYDLKSVDCNVLLAKNGEILLLCHTYALMNDYGRRENPSCRFTTPSGQILNLSPGIGSRYYRTVEFFINTTDSILYCGLAIVSPRPDDVGTWKLDIEYNDDYYSSVRKKIATTIHVDLNLQNGTEVQISEPIDTIIDAENVYVKLNDSYKINCNGHVPLSYCWFRNPNGTTYSVSRAKSRKPFSLSYVGSGLHTGECGAMINNSKYTDQGLWTCNLGIVNGTEERKQFTVKIVDSYFIAEPATHLMRTNQVNLTCKILPNLTDKRFRYCRWVRPDGYGIYNYKNYRYQTRNTDTECKLIISIVETTDIGAWKCVGGLLENEEEIEATVTV from the exons ATGTCATctg TTATATACACTTCGCTTCGTGGAACGATAAAAAAGAAGGGAGAGACTACCGACGACGAATATGCATCCATCGCTCTTCGGTATCTCTTATCTCCGTATAAAAGGAACCATTCTGTCGACGTACGTTTCAAAGACATCGCGGACACGGTCAATATGACACGGTTCATTATTTTCGCGGCTCTTCTGGCAGTGCAATTCGGCGGTGGCATTTCAG AAATTTCTGAGATCATCGGGATCGAATCTGAACCCCTGATTCTGCCTCTGGAAGAATCACTCCTTgatttcatcgatcgtttcgataaattGATCTGGTGCGAGCTGGAAACGAACTatggcgaaaaatatttatccagCTTTTTCCAATTTATGGAAAAAGATAGTATTATTAAAAAGGAAGAAAGTTGTACcttcacggtaaattttatgtcAAAGATGGATACTGGCAATTGGACAATTACAGTAGCGGCTTTAAACACGTCTACTTCtcaaacgtataccgtgtatttGAAACAG GAAGCGATGCTGACAGCAAACAACATAGATGTATTAGAGGATTTCTATATATACACGGAACTCGACGTCGAGATGCACAATGTTAGCAGTTGTCTGATCATCGCTCCGAAC AAAACGGAAATCGACCTGCTGACCGTGGACAGAGAAGACTTCCACAGATTCGGAGAATGTGGAGTTGGCGCATCGATGCGCACAAATTATAGCGGTACCTGGACTTTGATAGCGTCAGGCGAGAACGAAGTATTGATAAAATACTACGGATCTCTGCGCATCAATGTGCTCTCGGAATCACCATCCAGCGAAATG GAGATTATTTATTTGGAACGTGACAAACCGGCCGTGCTGGAACCACGTATTGGTAATAAACCAGTCGACTACTGCGAAATTGAAGATCCGTCGGGCGTATGGTTTCAATCAAATACTGGCCAGTGTAGCCTTTCTATATCTTCGGTTTCGACTCGTCACGATGGTGTTTGGATCGCTCGTTACACTGGAAGAAGTACATTTAACTTGACGCACGCATTCTTCAAAGTCGTAACTTACG atttgAAATCTGTGGACTGCAACGTCCTTCTGGCGAAAAATGGGGAAATTCTGCTTCTCTGTCACACTTATGCATTGATGAATGACTATGGTAGAAGAGAAAATCCATCCTGTCGATTTACCACACCCAGCGGACAAATATTGAATCTATCTCCCGGCATTGGGTCAAGATA TTATCGCACAGTGGAGTTTTTTATCAATACAACCGATTCGATCTTATATTGCGGTTTGGCCATCGTCTCGCCTCGTCCCGATGACGTCGGGACCTGGAAGTTGGATATAGAGTATAATGATGATTATTATTCATCGGTCCGTAAGAAGATTGCAACCACGATTCACGTGGACTTGAATTTACAGAACGGGACCGAGGTACAGATTTCCGAACCGATCGATACGATAATCGACGCAGAAAATGTATATGTGAAACTGAACGACTCGTATAAG ATTAATTGCAACGGACACGTACCGTTGAGCTATTGCTGGTTCCGCAATCCCAATGGAACAACATACTCCGTTTCTCGAGCGAAGTCTAGGAAACCCTTCTCTCTAAGTTACGTGGGTTCTGGGTTACACACAGGCGAATGCGGCGCGATGATCAACAATTCCAAATATACGGATCAGGGTCTATGGACGTGCAACCTGGGTATTGTTAATGGAACCGAAGAACGTAAACAGTTTACCGTGAAGATCGTAG ATAGCTACTTCATAGCGGAGCCTGCGACACACTTAATGAGAACAAACCAGGTGAATCTAACTTGCAAAATTCTGCCAAATTTGACGGACAAAAGGTTTCGTTACTGTCGCTGGGTCCGCCCAGATGGATATGGAATTTACAATTACAAGAATTATCGATACCAGACACGTAACACCGATACCGAATGCAAATTAATCATTTCAA TAGTGGAAACAACAGACATAGGTGCATGGAAGTGCGTAGGTGGCTTGCTCGAGAACGAAGAGGAAATCGAAGCAACCGTTACGGTATAA
- the LOC143144388 gene encoding uncharacterized protein LOC143144388 isoform X2 — protein sequence MSSVIYTSLRGTIKKKGETTDDEYASIALRYLLSPYKRNHSVDVRFKDIADTVNMTRFIIFAALLAVQFGGGISEISEIIGIESEPLILPLEESLLDFIDRFDKLIWCELETNYGEKYLSSFFQFMEKDSIIKKEESCTFTVNFMSKMDTGNWTITVAALNTSTSQTYTVYLKQEAMLTANNIDVLEDFYIYTELDVEMHNVSSCLIIAPNKTEIDLLTVDREDFHRFGECGVGASMRTNYSGTWTLIASGENEVLIKYYGSLRINVLSESPSSEMEIIYLERDKPAVLEPRIGNKPVDYCEIEDPSGVWFQSNTGQCSLSISSVSTRHDGVWIARYTGRSTFNLTHAFFKVVTYDLKSVDCNVLLAKNGEILLLCHTYALMNDYGRRENPSCRFTTPSGQILNLSPGIGSRYYRTVEFFINTTDSILYCGLAIVSPRPDDVGTWKLDIEYNDDYYSSVRKKIATTIHVDLNLQNGTEVQISEPIDTIIDAENVYVKLNDSYKINCNGHVPLSYCWFRNPNGTTYSVSRAKSRKPFSLSYVGSGLHTGECGAMINNSKYTDQGLWTCNLGIVNGTEERKQFTVKIVDSYFIAEPATHLMRTNQVNLTCKILPNLTDKRFRYCRWVRPDGYGIYNYKNYRYQTRNTDTECKLIISMETTDIGAWKCVGGLLENEEEIEATVTV from the exons ATGTCATctg TTATATACACTTCGCTTCGTGGAACGATAAAAAAGAAGGGAGAGACTACCGACGACGAATATGCATCCATCGCTCTTCGGTATCTCTTATCTCCGTATAAAAGGAACCATTCTGTCGACGTACGTTTCAAAGACATCGCGGACACGGTCAATATGACACGGTTCATTATTTTCGCGGCTCTTCTGGCAGTGCAATTCGGCGGTGGCATTTCAG AAATTTCTGAGATCATCGGGATCGAATCTGAACCCCTGATTCTGCCTCTGGAAGAATCACTCCTTgatttcatcgatcgtttcgataaattGATCTGGTGCGAGCTGGAAACGAACTatggcgaaaaatatttatccagCTTTTTCCAATTTATGGAAAAAGATAGTATTATTAAAAAGGAAGAAAGTTGTACcttcacggtaaattttatgtcAAAGATGGATACTGGCAATTGGACAATTACAGTAGCGGCTTTAAACACGTCTACTTCtcaaacgtataccgtgtatttGAAACAG GAAGCGATGCTGACAGCAAACAACATAGATGTATTAGAGGATTTCTATATATACACGGAACTCGACGTCGAGATGCACAATGTTAGCAGTTGTCTGATCATCGCTCCGAAC AAAACGGAAATCGACCTGCTGACCGTGGACAGAGAAGACTTCCACAGATTCGGAGAATGTGGAGTTGGCGCATCGATGCGCACAAATTATAGCGGTACCTGGACTTTGATAGCGTCAGGCGAGAACGAAGTATTGATAAAATACTACGGATCTCTGCGCATCAATGTGCTCTCGGAATCACCATCCAGCGAAATG GAGATTATTTATTTGGAACGTGACAAACCGGCCGTGCTGGAACCACGTATTGGTAATAAACCAGTCGACTACTGCGAAATTGAAGATCCGTCGGGCGTATGGTTTCAATCAAATACTGGCCAGTGTAGCCTTTCTATATCTTCGGTTTCGACTCGTCACGATGGTGTTTGGATCGCTCGTTACACTGGAAGAAGTACATTTAACTTGACGCACGCATTCTTCAAAGTCGTAACTTACG atttgAAATCTGTGGACTGCAACGTCCTTCTGGCGAAAAATGGGGAAATTCTGCTTCTCTGTCACACTTATGCATTGATGAATGACTATGGTAGAAGAGAAAATCCATCCTGTCGATTTACCACACCCAGCGGACAAATATTGAATCTATCTCCCGGCATTGGGTCAAGATA TTATCGCACAGTGGAGTTTTTTATCAATACAACCGATTCGATCTTATATTGCGGTTTGGCCATCGTCTCGCCTCGTCCCGATGACGTCGGGACCTGGAAGTTGGATATAGAGTATAATGATGATTATTATTCATCGGTCCGTAAGAAGATTGCAACCACGATTCACGTGGACTTGAATTTACAGAACGGGACCGAGGTACAGATTTCCGAACCGATCGATACGATAATCGACGCAGAAAATGTATATGTGAAACTGAACGACTCGTATAAG ATTAATTGCAACGGACACGTACCGTTGAGCTATTGCTGGTTCCGCAATCCCAATGGAACAACATACTCCGTTTCTCGAGCGAAGTCTAGGAAACCCTTCTCTCTAAGTTACGTGGGTTCTGGGTTACACACAGGCGAATGCGGCGCGATGATCAACAATTCCAAATATACGGATCAGGGTCTATGGACGTGCAACCTGGGTATTGTTAATGGAACCGAAGAACGTAAACAGTTTACCGTGAAGATCGTAG ATAGCTACTTCATAGCGGAGCCTGCGACACACTTAATGAGAACAAACCAGGTGAATCTAACTTGCAAAATTCTGCCAAATTTGACGGACAAAAGGTTTCGTTACTGTCGCTGGGTCCGCCCAGATGGATATGGAATTTACAATTACAAGAATTATCGATACCAGACACGTAACACCGATACCGAATGCAAATTAATCATTTCAA TGGAAACAACAGACATAGGTGCATGGAAGTGCGTAGGTGGCTTGCTCGAGAACGAAGAGGAAATCGAAGCAACCGTTACGGTATAA